In Deinococcus sp. HSC-46F16, the following are encoded in one genomic region:
- the murG gene encoding undecaprenyldiphospho-muramoylpentapeptide beta-N-acetylglucosaminyltransferase, with the protein MTLIVMATGGTGGHIYPAVATARELMGRGHRALLLGQRGGMEERFAADSGLDFHGVDAGKLARSGQGRPDPRELLRAARGVAEARAFLREARPGAVVGYGGFASLPGVLAAQSLGLPTVLHEQNARLGLTQRLAVGRARAVGTAYPQVVGLNPDKATQVGMPVREERLPRPEALARLGLREGALTVLIMGGSQGSLALNTGVPDVLRAVFGPEGRTPDGQPVQVLHSTGPRWLEEVAPRVADLSWYHPAPYVDAVAAWSAADFGITRAGTGTLAEAAFHGVPLVMVPLPESAENHQFHNAQSVESAGAGRLVAQSDLAGALGGAVLECAQPGTRAAMREAALGRSPAGAAARLADLVLRHVR; encoded by the coding sequence ATGACCTTGATCGTGATGGCGACGGGCGGCACCGGGGGGCACATCTACCCGGCGGTCGCCACCGCGCGGGAACTGATGGGCCGGGGGCACCGGGCCTTGCTGCTGGGACAGCGTGGCGGCATGGAGGAACGCTTCGCGGCCGACTCGGGCCTGGACTTTCACGGGGTGGACGCGGGCAAGCTCGCCCGCAGCGGGCAGGGCCGCCCCGACCCCCGAGAGTTGCTGCGGGCGGCGCGGGGGGTGGCGGAAGCGCGGGCCTTCCTGCGGGAGGCGCGGCCGGGGGCGGTCGTCGGGTACGGGGGCTTTGCCAGCCTGCCCGGAGTGCTCGCCGCGCAGAGCCTGGGCCTGCCCACCGTCCTGCACGAGCAGAATGCCCGCCTGGGCCTGACCCAGCGCCTCGCCGTGGGGCGGGCACGGGCAGTGGGCACGGCGTACCCGCAGGTCGTGGGCCTGAACCCCGATAAGGCCACCCAGGTCGGCATGCCCGTCCGCGAGGAGCGTCTGCCCCGCCCGGAGGCGCTGGCGCGGCTGGGCCTGCGCGAGGGAGCGCTGACCGTGCTGATCATGGGCGGCTCGCAGGGATCACTGGCCCTCAACACCGGGGTACCCGACGTGCTGCGGGCCGTGTTTGGGCCAGAAGGCCGCACCCCGGACGGCCAACCCGTGCAGGTGCTGCACTCCACCGGCCCGCGCTGGCTGGAGGAGGTGGCCCCGCGCGTGGCCGACCTGTCCTGGTACCACCCCGCCCCCTACGTGGACGCGGTCGCCGCGTGGTCGGCGGCGGACTTTGGGATTACACGGGCAGGCACGGGCACGTTGGCGGAGGCGGCCTTTCACGGAGTGCCGCTGGTGATGGTGCCGCTGCCCGAATCGGCGGAGAACCACCAGTTCCACAACGCGCAGAGTGTGGAGTCGGCGGGCGCGGGGCGGCTGGTCGCACAATCGGACCTCGCCGGGGCGCTGGGCGGGGCGGTGCTAGAGTGTGCCCAGCCCGGCACGCGGGCGGCGATGCGGGAAGCGGCCCTGGGGCGCTCGCCCGCCGGGGCCGCCGCGCGGCTCGCGGACCTCGTGCTGCGGCACGTCCGCTGA
- the murC gene encoding UDP-N-acetylmuramate--L-alanine ligase, translating into MTDPSPPTKAAPGTPSSPHGQPHYHLMGIGGIGVSAFARLLAARGVRVSGCDEQASELTEGLARDGIAVAHAHDAAHVAGVDVLVASEAVPKDHPELVAARAAGVEVRPRMALLGELLTASPSVGVIGTHGKTTTTSMIAVAMAGAGLDPSAFVGGIVPEFGSNARLGQGPFVAEVDESDRGFAALSCETAVFTNAEDDHVGGNQATYWETVEEQHAAFARFVGQSGRVLYCADWPGLEELCGEAIERLSYGQAQGADYRALDLRPDAEGTSFTVTRRGKVLGEARVGLPGTHNVLNALAALAVTDLYGGDFRAAADALAAFRGPGRRWQRVGELNGALVVDDYAHNPTKVAAAVQAARQTGRRVRVVFQPHRYLRTQQSWPRLADALMPADEVLILDIAAASETPIPGIHATLVSDRMREGGHAGVRYLPDRAEVVRYLRETADAGDLIVTMGAGDVWKLSRELAAGGQA; encoded by the coding sequence ATGACTGACCCCTCCCCCCCCACCAAGGCCGCCCCCGGCACCCCGTCCTCCCCACACGGTCAGCCCCACTACCACCTGATGGGCATCGGCGGCATCGGCGTGAGCGCTTTCGCGCGGCTGCTCGCGGCGCGGGGGGTGCGCGTCAGCGGCTGCGACGAGCAGGCGTCCGAACTCACCGAGGGGCTGGCCCGCGACGGCATCGCGGTGGCCCATGCCCACGACGCCGCCCATGTGGCCGGCGTGGACGTACTCGTCGCGTCGGAAGCGGTTCCCAAGGACCACCCCGAACTGGTCGCCGCCCGCGCCGCCGGGGTGGAGGTGCGGCCCCGCATGGCGCTGCTGGGGGAACTGCTGACCGCCTCGCCCTCGGTGGGGGTGATCGGCACCCACGGCAAGACCACCACGACCTCCATGATCGCGGTGGCAATGGCGGGCGCGGGGCTGGACCCCTCCGCCTTCGTGGGGGGCATCGTGCCTGAGTTCGGTTCCAATGCGCGGCTGGGGCAAGGCCCCTTCGTCGCGGAGGTGGACGAGTCCGACCGGGGCTTCGCGGCGCTGAGCTGCGAGACGGCCGTGTTCACCAATGCGGAAGACGACCACGTGGGCGGCAATCAGGCGACCTACTGGGAGACGGTGGAGGAGCAGCACGCCGCCTTCGCCCGCTTCGTGGGGCAGTCGGGCCGGGTCCTGTACTGCGCCGACTGGCCGGGGCTGGAAGAGTTGTGCGGTGAGGCGATCGAACGCCTGAGCTACGGCCAGGCCCAGGGGGCTGACTACCGCGCCTTAGACCTGCGCCCCGACGCCGAGGGCACCTCCTTCACGGTGACGCGCCGGGGGAAGGTGCTGGGCGAGGCCCGTGTGGGGCTGCCGGGCACCCACAACGTGCTGAACGCGCTCGCGGCGCTGGCGGTGACCGACCTCTACGGGGGGGACTTCCGGGCCGCCGCCGACGCGCTCGCCGCCTTCCGGGGACCGGGGCGGCGCTGGCAGCGGGTGGGCGAGCTGAACGGGGCGCTCGTGGTAGACGACTATGCGCACAACCCCACCAAGGTGGCGGCGGCGGTGCAGGCCGCGCGGCAGACCGGGCGGCGGGTGCGGGTGGTGTTTCAGCCCCACCGCTACCTGCGCACCCAGCAGTCCTGGCCCCGGCTGGCCGACGCGCTGATGCCCGCCGACGAGGTGCTGATTCTGGATATCGCGGCGGCTTCCGAGACCCCCATTCCCGGCATTCACGCCACGCTGGTCAGCGACCGGATGCGCGAGGGCGGGCACGCGGGCGTGCGCTACCTCCCCGACCGCGCCGAGGTGGTGCGTTACCTGCGCGAGACGGCGGACGCGGGCGACCTGATCGTGACGATGGGGGCGGGCGACGTGTGGAAGCTGTCCCGTGAACTGGCCGCAGGGGGGCAGGCATGA